One genomic window of Vibrio rhizosphaerae includes the following:
- a CDS encoding S-type pyocin domain-containing protein, whose amino-acid sequence MNYQTTQIDNLMRYEFAQVEGDFASLRESDVKSVIPAGMRFADFLEQLRSGHQVLLTDVPSVPLLIRDRDEWGNQYWRVNPAVESHLDLLANKAYTARVEWVNHGIGSTYSGSVNASVYTEPYVERKTVKLTLAERLVRQRQERLRELDKIPLPSSAWQNAFNKPPVKPSRFAKSALVPNGTCDIGTQRELLSALGDYAAYTLAVGQGISTVSEEAFLTRIGGAALAELPGLALKIVGRAGILAAFVPNKLADSTLYSAADMRNKTTVETNIRLGFNTEGRIYGYHVNGTDIPKREVKRVGDKFIVELEPDITIEWVPISGDFGGKPILVNPIPEMEKFDIWIHPQAEQGQEFDNTYITPIADADLQDYILTFPAETGLPPLYVVYKESPRNESGVVTGNGEDIIGQWLEAAGKELGSPVPSQIADQLRGREFSSFDGFRKAFWIEVSKDSELKTQFIDNNVERMSKGYAPRARKKDTVGGRKVFELHHVEEIQHGGKVYDVDNIRVTTPKNHIDIHKGK is encoded by the coding sequence ATGAACTACCAAACCACTCAAATCGATAACCTGATGCGTTATGAATTTGCTCAAGTTGAAGGGGATTTTGCCTCCTTACGTGAGTCAGATGTGAAATCCGTTATCCCTGCCGGAATGCGCTTTGCTGATTTTCTCGAACAGCTTCGCAGCGGCCATCAGGTATTGCTGACGGATGTGCCATCGGTTCCGTTGCTGATCCGGGATCGGGATGAATGGGGCAATCAATATTGGCGAGTCAATCCTGCGGTTGAGTCTCATCTCGACTTGCTGGCTAACAAGGCTTATACCGCCAGAGTTGAATGGGTCAATCATGGCATCGGTTCAACTTATTCCGGCAGCGTGAATGCTTCTGTTTATACCGAGCCTTATGTCGAACGAAAAACTGTGAAACTCACTTTAGCAGAGCGGCTGGTCAGGCAGCGTCAGGAGCGGTTACGGGAGCTGGATAAAATCCCACTACCTTCATCCGCATGGCAGAACGCATTTAACAAACCGCCCGTCAAACCCTCCCGTTTCGCCAAATCTGCGCTGGTGCCGAACGGTACGTGTGATATCGGTACACAAAGAGAGCTGCTTTCTGCGCTGGGGGATTATGCAGCTTATACACTGGCCGTCGGGCAGGGGATCAGTACCGTTTCTGAAGAAGCCTTTTTGACGCGTATTGGTGGTGCGGCATTGGCTGAATTACCGGGACTGGCGCTGAAAATCGTCGGACGAGCTGGCATTCTGGCTGCATTTGTGCCGAACAAATTAGCGGACAGTACGCTCTACAGCGCTGCTGATATGCGTAATAAAACCACGGTTGAAACTAATATTCGCCTAGGATTCAATACGGAAGGGCGAATTTACGGCTATCACGTCAATGGGACGGATATCCCTAAGCGTGAAGTAAAACGGGTCGGTGATAAATTTATCGTCGAGTTAGAGCCGGATATCACCATTGAATGGGTGCCGATCAGTGGTGATTTTGGCGGTAAACCGATTCTGGTTAATCCTATCCCTGAGATGGAAAAGTTCGATATCTGGATCCATCCGCAAGCGGAGCAAGGCCAAGAATTTGATAACACCTACATCACCCCAATTGCTGATGCGGATCTGCAAGACTATATTCTGACTTTTCCGGCAGAGACCGGATTACCACCGCTGTACGTGGTGTATAAAGAAAGCCCTCGCAACGAGTCGGGTGTTGTGACCGGCAACGGTGAAGATATCATCGGCCAGTGGTTAGAAGCAGCCGGAAAAGAGTTAGGTTCTCCGGTGCCTTCGCAAATTGCGGATCAGCTTAGAGGTCGTGAGTTTAGTAGTTTTGATGGGTTCCGGAAAGCGTTCTGGATTGAAGTCTCCAAAGATTCAGAACTCAAAACACAATTTATAGACAATAATGTCGAGAGAATGAGTAAAGGATATGCACCTCGTGCAAGGAAAAAAGACACGGTTGGTGGTAGGAAAGTTTTCGAACTGCATCATGTGGAGGAAATCCAGCATGGCGGTAAAGTCTATGATGTTGATAATATTCGTGTCACAACCCCCAAGAATCATATAGATATACATAAGGGCAAATAA
- a CDS encoding bacteriocin immunity protein — MNLKNSINEYSEDEFLRLLQKICKADASSESELDTLIDHFEDITEHPDGSDLIYYPDDPADATPERIVEIVKQWRLSQGLPCFKD, encoded by the coding sequence GTGAATTTGAAAAATAGTATTAATGAATATTCTGAAGATGAATTTTTACGGCTATTGCAGAAAATCTGCAAAGCTGATGCTTCTTCAGAAAGTGAACTGGATACCTTAATCGATCACTTTGAAGATATAACAGAACACCCTGATGGTTCAGACCTAATTTACTATCCAGATGATCCGGCAGATGCGACACCGGAGCGTATTGTTGAGATTGTTAAACAATGGCGGCTGTCGCAAGGTTTGCCATGCTTTAAGGACTGA
- a CDS encoding S-type pyocin domain-containing protein, with protein sequence MAQPTTSMNYQTTQIDNLMRYEFTQVEGDFASLRESDVKSVIPAGIRFVDFLEQLHYGHQVLLTDVPSIPLLIRDRDEWGNQYWRVNPSVEPHLDLLANKAYTARVEWVNHGIGSTYSGSVNASVSTEPYVERKTVKLTLEERLVRQRQERLRELDKIPLPSSAWQNAFNKSAVKPSRFAKSALVPSGMCDIGTQREPLSALGDYAAYTLAVGQGISTVSEEAFLTRIGGTALAELPGMALKIVGRVGILAAFVPNKLADSTLYSAADMRNKDTVETNIRLGFNTEGRIYGYHVNGANIPKREVKQVGERFAVELEPNITIEWVPISGDFGGKPILVNPIPEMEKFDIWIHPQADQGQEFDNTYITPIADADLQDYILTFPAETGLPPLYVVYKESARNESGVVTGNGEDITGQWLEAAGKELGSPVPSQIADQLRGREFSSFDGFRKAFWKAVSRDEVLSSQFNEGNQELIRNGFAPFPRFREQVGGREKYEIHHVEEIQHGGSVYDVDNMTITTPKNHIRIHSNKR encoded by the coding sequence ATGGCCCAGCCAACAACGTCAATGAACTATCAAACCACTCAAATCGATAACCTGATGAGGTATGAATTTACTCAAGTTGAAGGAGATTTTGCCTCCTTACGTGAGTCAGATGTGAAATCCGTTATCCCTGCCGGAATACGCTTTGTAGATTTTCTCGAACAACTTCACTACGGTCATCAAGTGTTACTGACGGATGTGCCATCGATTCCGTTGTTGATTCGGGATCGGGATGAATGGGGCAATCAATATTGGCGAGTCAATCCTTCGGTTGAGCCTCATCTCGATTTGCTGGCTAACAAGGCTTATACCGCCAGAGTTGAATGGGTCAATCATGGCATCGGTTCAACTTATTCCGGCAGTGTGAACGCTTCTGTTTCTACCGAGCCTTATGTTGAAAGAAAAACTGTGAAACTCACTCTAGAAGAGCGGTTGGTCAGGCAGCGTCAGGAGCGGTTACGGGAGCTGGATAAAATCCCACTGCCTTCATCCGCATGGCAAAACGCATTTAACAAGTCGGCAGTTAAGCCCTCCCGTTTCGCCAAATCTGCATTGGTGCCTAGCGGTATGTGTGACATCGGTACACAAAGAGAGCCGCTTTCTGCGCTGGGGGATTATGCGGCTTATACACTGGCCGTCGGGCAGGGGATCAGTACCGTTTCTGAAGAAGCTTTTTTGACGCGTATTGGTGGTACGGCATTGGCAGAGCTGCCGGGAATGGCGCTGAAAATCGTCGGGCGAGTAGGCATTCTGGCTGCATTTGTGCCGAACAAATTAGCGGACAGTACGCTCTACAGTGCAGCCGATATGCGCAATAAAGACACGGTTGAAACCAATATTCGCTTGGGTTTCAATACGGAAGGGCGAATTTACGGTTATCACGTCAATGGGGCGAATATTCCCAAGCGTGAAGTAAAACAGGTTGGTGAACGGTTTGCTGTTGAGTTAGAGCCGAATATCACTATTGAATGGGTGCCGATTAGCGGTGATTTTGGTGGTAAACCGATTCTGGTTAATCCGATCCCGGAGATGGAAAAGTTCGATATCTGGATCCATCCGCAAGCGGATCAAGGGCAAGAATTTGATAACACCTACATCACCCCAATTGCTGATGCAGATCTGCAAGACTATATTCTGACTTTTCCGGCAGAGACTGGGTTACCACCGCTGTATGTGGTGTATAAAGAAAGCGCTCGCAACGAGTCAGGTGTCGTGACCGGCAACGGTGAAGATATCACCGGCCAGTGGTTAGAAGCAGCCGGAAAAGAGTTAGGCTCGCCGGTGCCGTCGCAAATTGCGGATCAGCTTAGAGGCCGAGAGTTTAGTAGTTTTGATGGGTTCCGGAAAGCGTTTTGGAAAGCTGTAAGTAGGGATGAAGTTCTTTCATCACAGTTTAATGAAGGAAATCAAGAACTGATTCGAAACGGGTTTGCTCCGTTTCCTCGTTTTAGAGAGCAAGTCGGTGGTAGAGAGAAATATGAAATTCACCACGTTGAAGAAATTCAGCATGGTGGATCGGTGTATGATGTTGATAATATGACAATTACAACACCAAAAAATCATATTCGAATCCATTCAAACAAGAGATAA
- a CDS encoding bacteriocin immunity protein — translation MGIEEYTESEFLKLVQDIISVKAENEETHTKMVRMFCKLTEHPDGSDLIYYPDDPADATPERIVEIVKQWRMSQGLPCFKD, via the coding sequence ATGGGCATTGAAGAATATACGGAAAGTGAATTTCTGAAATTGGTTCAGGATATCATTTCCGTAAAAGCAGAAAATGAAGAAACTCATACAAAGATGGTAAGGATGTTTTGTAAGTTAACAGAACACCCTGATGGTTCAGACCTGATTTACTATCCAGATGATCCGGCAGATGCCACACCGGAGCGTATTGTTGAGATTGTTAAACAATGGCGGATGTCGCAAGGCTTGCCATGCTTTAAGGACTGA